A stretch of Crossiella cryophila DNA encodes these proteins:
- a CDS encoding GOLPH3/VPS74 family protein — MNLAEQLFLLACDPDKQRVPERHKLGYVVRAAALTELSLRGCLADAEGWVATGASKPTGDQLLDGVLTEISRDKPRKWTAWVRKQRPATVNAVQDALARSGAISVRPRRILGLFPTYTVTVHNPVARQMSVQRVRAAVTGTGALPPADAALAALAATAELKDLLSKRELKAAKQRIEELLAVCGPPGLALRKAISDLKAAAANSSSG, encoded by the coding sequence GTGAACCTGGCGGAACAGCTGTTCCTGCTGGCCTGCGACCCGGACAAGCAGCGCGTGCCGGAGCGGCACAAGCTGGGGTACGTGGTGCGTGCGGCGGCGCTGACCGAGCTGAGCCTGCGCGGCTGCCTTGCCGACGCGGAGGGCTGGGTGGCCACCGGCGCGAGCAAGCCCACCGGCGACCAGCTGCTGGACGGGGTGCTCACCGAGATCAGCCGGGACAAACCGCGCAAGTGGACGGCCTGGGTCCGCAAGCAGCGCCCCGCCACGGTCAACGCGGTGCAGGACGCGCTGGCCCGCTCGGGTGCGATCTCGGTCCGGCCACGCCGGATCCTGGGACTCTTCCCCACCTACACCGTCACCGTGCACAACCCGGTGGCCAGGCAGATGTCGGTGCAGCGGGTGCGCGCGGCGGTGACCGGCACGGGTGCGCTGCCGCCCGCGGACGCGGCGCTGGCCGCGCTGGCCGCCACCGCGGAGCTGAAGGATCTGCTGAGCAAGCGGGAGCTGAAGGCGGCCAAGCAGCGGATCGAGGAGCTGCTGGCGGTCTGCGGACCGCCAGGACTCGCCCTGCGCAAGGCGATCTCGGACCTCAAGGCCGCGGCCGCCAACAGCTCGAGCGGCTGA
- a CDS encoding DUF2277 domain-containing protein, translated as MCRNITTLRGLQPSATAEEIEAAARQYVRKVSGVQSVSDATREAFERAVAEVTATTTRLLAELPDRKVPPPTIPPLRRPEVQARLAAKAKD; from the coding sequence ATGTGTCGCAATATCACCACGCTTCGTGGGTTGCAGCCTTCGGCGACTGCTGAGGAGATCGAGGCCGCGGCTCGGCAGTATGTGCGCAAGGTCAGTGGGGTTCAGTCGGTTTCCGACGCCACCCGGGAGGCGTTCGAACGCGCGGTCGCCGAAGTGACCGCCACGACCACCCGTCTGCTGGCCGAACTGCCCGACCGCAAGGTCCCGCCGCCTACGATCCCGCCGTTGCGTCGGCCCGAGGTGCAAGCCCGGCTCGCTGCCAAGGCCAAGGACTGA
- a CDS encoding efflux RND transporter permease subunit, with translation MTSLARLSLANRALIALIAIVAAVFGAFAIPSLKQELLPSLEFPAATVVAAYPGSSPELVEDQVSIPVENAVRGIKGVDKVTSTSREGSSTVQVQFQYGTVVSDAVNDIQQALNRIAKQLPQDVEPDVIVGSTDSLPAVVLAAANDGELKDLAQKLDRSVVPELQRLSGVREASVTGAPKQIVTITPDNAKLLAAGLAPTAVAEALRANGISIPAGSITDGDKSLSVQVGQQLGSLKDLQNLYLTPSATGGAASRAAKPAKLGDVAVIKETESPATSLTRTNGKQSLGISVTLAPDGNAVDVSHAVRDKLGSLAESVGGNAKLDVVFDQAPFVEKSVEGLTTEGALGLGFAVIIILIFLLSIRSTLVTAVSIPLSLVIALIVLWTGDLSLNMLTLGALTIAVGRVVDDSIVVLENIKRHLGYGEEKREAVLDGVREVAGAVTSSTLTTVAVFLPIAVVGGMVGELFAPFALTVTVALLASLLVALTIIPVLAYWFLKPAVLPEDEEEAREVLRAQVEKERRGLMQRMYVPILRWVTSRRWLTVIAALLVFGGTLALVPQLQTNFLDSSGQNTIALQQKLPIGSSLQATDAAAKKVEDVLKDTPEVKTYQVNVGSAGGFAAFGGGGGSNSASYSVTLKDGVDTPKVEARLRERTKALTDAGDVTVGAGGGGGGLGASNLEVNVEASDPAALRTAADKVTETVQSISGVTDVASDLGDSAPRVQITLNREAAGKLGLSDQAVGQLLAQAFRGATVGQISVEGKRQDVLLSGGLAPENLNQIKAYPLITAGGPVRLDSVAEVKQVDAPVQIKRINGSRSATVKATPVGQNLGEVTTQLRQKLDALKLPGGAAYSIGGVSAEQQKAFSDLGLALLVAIAIVFVIMVATFQSLVQPLILLVSIPFAATGAIGLLLITGKALGVPALIGMLMLVGIVVTNAIVLIDLMNQYRRDGLSVQEAVIEGGRHRLRPIVMTAAATIFALVPMALGLTGGGGFISQPLAIVVIGGLVSSTVLTLLLVPTLYTMVENVKQRRADRRSTDEKFAHMQ, from the coding sequence ATGACTTCGCTGGCCAGGCTGAGCCTCGCCAACCGGGCACTGATCGCGTTGATCGCGATAGTCGCGGCAGTCTTCGGCGCGTTCGCCATCCCGTCCCTGAAACAGGAGCTGCTGCCCTCACTGGAGTTCCCGGCCGCCACCGTGGTCGCCGCCTACCCCGGCTCCTCGCCGGAGCTGGTGGAGGACCAGGTCAGTATCCCGGTGGAGAACGCGGTGCGCGGGATCAAGGGGGTCGACAAGGTCACCTCCACCTCGCGCGAGGGCTCCTCCACGGTGCAGGTGCAGTTCCAGTACGGCACCGTGGTCAGCGACGCGGTCAACGACATCCAGCAGGCGCTGAACCGGATCGCCAAGCAGCTGCCGCAGGACGTCGAGCCGGATGTGATCGTCGGCTCCACCGACAGCCTGCCCGCGGTGGTGCTGGCCGCCGCCAACGACGGCGAGTTGAAGGACCTGGCGCAGAAGCTGGACCGCAGCGTGGTGCCCGAGCTGCAGCGGCTGTCCGGGGTGCGGGAGGCTTCGGTCACCGGCGCGCCCAAGCAGATCGTCACCATCACCCCGGACAACGCCAAGCTGCTCGCCGCCGGCCTGGCGCCGACCGCGGTGGCCGAGGCGTTGCGCGCCAACGGTATCTCCATCCCGGCCGGGTCGATCACCGACGGGGACAAGTCGCTGTCGGTGCAGGTCGGCCAGCAGCTCGGTTCGTTGAAGGACCTGCAGAACCTCTACCTCACCCCGAGCGCCACCGGCGGCGCGGCCAGTCGCGCGGCCAAACCGGCCAAGCTCGGCGATGTCGCGGTGATCAAGGAGACCGAGTCCCCTGCCACCTCGCTGACCCGCACCAACGGCAAGCAGAGCCTGGGCATCTCGGTCACCCTGGCCCCGGACGGCAACGCGGTGGACGTCTCGCACGCGGTGCGGGACAAGCTGGGCAGCCTGGCCGAGTCGGTTGGCGGCAACGCCAAGCTGGACGTGGTCTTCGACCAGGCGCCGTTCGTGGAGAAGTCGGTGGAGGGCCTGACCACCGAGGGCGCGCTCGGCCTGGGCTTCGCCGTCATCATCATCCTGATCTTCCTGCTGTCCATCCGGTCCACCCTGGTCACCGCGGTCTCCATCCCGCTGTCCCTGGTGATCGCGCTGATCGTGCTGTGGACCGGCGACCTGTCGCTGAACATGCTCACCCTCGGCGCGCTCACCATCGCGGTCGGCCGGGTGGTGGACGACTCGATCGTGGTGCTGGAGAACATCAAACGACATCTGGGCTACGGCGAGGAGAAACGCGAGGCGGTGCTCGACGGCGTGCGCGAGGTCGCGGGTGCGGTCACCTCCTCCACGCTGACCACGGTCGCGGTGTTCCTGCCGATCGCGGTGGTCGGCGGCATGGTCGGCGAGCTGTTCGCCCCGTTCGCGCTCACCGTCACGGTCGCCCTGCTGGCCTCGCTGCTGGTCGCGCTGACCATCATCCCGGTGCTGGCCTACTGGTTCCTCAAGCCCGCGGTGCTGCCCGAGGACGAGGAAGAGGCGCGCGAGGTGCTGCGCGCGCAGGTGGAGAAGGAACGCCGCGGCCTGATGCAGCGGATGTACGTGCCGATCCTGCGCTGGGTGACCAGCCGCCGCTGGCTCACCGTGATCGCCGCGCTGCTGGTCTTCGGCGGCACCCTGGCCCTGGTCCCGCAGCTGCAGACCAACTTCCTGGACTCCTCCGGCCAGAACACCATCGCGTTGCAGCAGAAACTGCCCATCGGCAGCAGCCTGCAGGCCACCGACGCCGCGGCCAAGAAGGTCGAGGACGTCCTCAAGGACACCCCCGAGGTCAAGACCTACCAGGTCAACGTGGGTTCGGCCGGCGGGTTCGCGGCCTTCGGCGGGGGCGGCGGCAGCAACTCGGCCAGCTACTCGGTCACGCTCAAGGACGGCGTGGACACCCCCAAGGTGGAGGCCAGGCTCCGCGAACGCACCAAGGCCCTCACCGACGCCGGAGACGTCACCGTCGGCGCGGGTGGCGGTGGCGGCGGCCTGGGCGCGAGCAACCTGGAGGTCAACGTCGAGGCCTCCGACCCGGCCGCGCTGCGCACCGCCGCGGACAAGGTCACCGAGACCGTGCAGAGCATCAGCGGCGTCACCGACGTGGCCAGCGACCTGGGCGACAGCGCGCCGCGGGTGCAGATCACCCTCAACCGGGAGGCCGCGGGCAAGCTCGGCCTGAGCGACCAGGCGGTCGGTCAGCTGCTGGCGCAGGCCTTCCGCGGTGCCACGGTTGGCCAGATCTCGGTGGAGGGCAAGCGCCAGGACGTGCTGCTCTCCGGCGGCCTGGCCCCGGAGAACCTCAACCAGATCAAGGCGTACCCGCTGATCACCGCGGGCGGCCCGGTGCGGTTGGACTCGGTGGCCGAGGTCAAGCAGGTGGACGCCCCGGTCCAGATCAAGCGGATCAACGGCTCCCGCAGCGCCACGGTCAAGGCCACCCCGGTGGGCCAGAACCTGGGCGAGGTCACCACCCAGCTCCGCCAGAAACTGGACGCGCTCAAGCTGCCGGGTGGCGCGGCCTACAGCATCGGCGGCGTCAGCGCGGAACAGCAGAAGGCGTTCAGTGATCTGGGGCTGGCCCTGCTGGTGGCCATCGCCATCGTCTTCGTGATCATGGTTGCTACGTTCCAGAGTCTGGTGCAGCCGTTGATCCTGTTGGTGTCGATTCCGTTCGCGGCTACGGGTGCGATTGGGTTGCTGCTCATCACGGGCAAGGCGCTGGGGGTGCCGGCGTTGATCGGCATGCTGATGCTGGTCGGGATCGTGGTGACCAACGCGATTGTGCTTATTGACTTGATGAATCAGTACCGGCGGGATGGGTTGAGTGTGCAGGAAGCGGTCATCGAGGGTGGGCGACATCGGTTGCGGCCCATCGTGATGACGGCCGCGGCGACGATCTTCGCGCTGGTGCCGATGGCGTTGGGGCTGACGGGTGGGGGCGGGTTCATCTCGCAGCCGCTGGCGATCGTGGTGATCGGTGGGCTGGTGTCCTCGACGGTGCTGACGCTGCTGCTGGTGCCGACGCTGTACACGATGGTGGAGAACGTGAAGCAGCGCCGGGCGGACCGGCGGAGCACGGACGAGAAGTTCGCGCACATGCAGTAG
- a CDS encoding aminotransferase class I/II-fold pyridoxal phosphate-dependent enzyme, producing the protein MTLPYPSGTILSDTRAHLLKLDEARRHIRHRHAAGLPLHNLSGLERRIDLPEVDPWILDDEWSGALYAEPLRELGLEHLGGESGRDDILVTNRLTAALYAAMQVTVRPGDTVVGVSPTYSHPAVTRAVRDAGGHLVETTVADLAKTLATQQNVAVVALTRLAVTYDALSTEDLHHVVELAHAHGALVVVDDAGGARVGPAILDQPRTLEFGADLGATGLDKYGVGGPRVGLLGGRTDLVAQARARAFELGTECRPALYPAVAQTLQDYRPQRVRDLVTQTHEVGAALRERLGPWIEQTPFITRLPGKAIQSELARRKPIAPMAPIEATAALAMTLLRDHGLLTVHFAGLPPGTDALLIKFLPPETIATLGGPAAFATALDDALDQTAAALTDEAATRRLLHGPLP; encoded by the coding sequence GTGACCCTCCCCTACCCGTCCGGCACGATCCTGAGCGACACCCGCGCGCACCTGCTCAAGCTGGACGAGGCCCGCCGCCACATCCGCCACCGCCACGCCGCAGGCCTGCCGCTGCACAACCTGAGCGGGCTGGAACGCCGGATCGACCTGCCCGAGGTGGATCCGTGGATCCTGGACGACGAGTGGTCCGGCGCGCTCTACGCCGAGCCACTGCGCGAGCTGGGCCTGGAACACCTGGGCGGGGAGTCCGGCCGGGACGACATCCTGGTCACCAACCGGCTCACCGCGGCGCTGTACGCCGCCATGCAGGTCACCGTGCGTCCAGGCGACACGGTGGTCGGCGTCTCCCCCACCTACAGCCACCCCGCCGTGACCCGGGCGGTCCGCGACGCAGGCGGCCACCTGGTCGAGACCACCGTCGCCGACCTGGCGAAAACCCTTGCCACACAACAGAACGTCGCCGTGGTCGCGCTCACCCGCCTGGCCGTCACCTACGACGCCCTGTCCACCGAGGACCTGCACCACGTGGTCGAACTGGCCCACGCCCACGGCGCCCTGGTCGTGGTCGACGACGCAGGCGGCGCCCGCGTCGGCCCAGCCATCCTCGACCAGCCCCGCACCCTGGAGTTCGGCGCCGACCTGGGCGCCACCGGCCTGGACAAGTACGGCGTCGGCGGCCCCCGCGTCGGCCTGCTCGGCGGCCGAACCGACCTGGTCGCCCAGGCCCGCGCCCGCGCGTTCGAACTCGGCACCGAATGCCGCCCGGCCCTCTACCCCGCGGTCGCTCAAACCCTCCAGGACTACCGCCCCCAACGAGTCCGCGACCTGGTAACCCAAACCCACGAGGTAGGCGCCGCCCTCCGCGAACGCCTGGGCCCCTGGATCGAACAAACCCCCTTCATCACCCGCCTACCCGGCAAAGCCATCCAGTCCGAACTGGCCCGCCGCAAACCCATCGCCCCCATGGCCCCCATCGAAGCCACCGCCGCCCTGGCCATGACCCTGCTCCGCGACCACGGCCTGCTCACCGTCCACTTCGCCGGCCTCCCCCCAGGCACAGACGCCCTACTGATCAAGTTCCTCCCCCCGGAAACCATCGCGACCCTGGGCGGCCCCGCAGCCTTCGCGACAGCCCTGGACGACGCCCTGGACCAGACAGCGGCAGCACTGACAGACGAGGCGGCAACCCGGCGACTGCTACACGGCCCACTTCCGTAG
- a CDS encoding MarR family winged helix-turn-helix transcriptional regulator produces the protein MPEELPADRSEMIESLMSAQRELRALAASDHDNPLFSVNLTMQQLRLLLVVAIQGPLSSQELTHALKVSPATVTGLVDRLVAHGYVLRREDPNDRRIRRIEPTKEGQELIARLEDAGATHFRGLLDRLDAEDLVALDRVIRRLVELAREEKGERS, from the coding sequence TTGCCGGAGGAGTTGCCGGCGGATCGATCCGAGATGATCGAGTCGCTGATGAGCGCCCAGCGGGAGCTGCGCGCGCTGGCCGCCTCCGACCACGACAACCCGCTGTTCTCGGTCAACCTGACCATGCAGCAGCTGCGGTTGCTGCTCGTCGTCGCCATCCAGGGCCCCCTGTCCAGCCAGGAGCTGACGCACGCGCTCAAGGTCAGCCCCGCCACCGTGACCGGACTGGTGGACCGGCTGGTGGCACACGGGTATGTGTTGCGTCGTGAGGATCCCAACGACCGGCGGATCCGGCGCATCGAACCCACGAAAGAGGGACAAGAGTTGATCGCCCGGCTGGAGGACGCGGGGGCCACCCACTTCCGCGGTCTGCTGGACCGGCTCGACGCCGAGGACCTGGTGGCGCTGGACCGGGTCATTCGCAGGCTGGTGGAGCTGGCCCGCGAGGAAAAGGGGGAACGATCGTGA
- a CDS encoding LysR family transcriptional regulator translates to MLSLPALRLLHELRNRGTLTAAAEALHLSRSAASHQLAALQRAAGVALTEKVGRTLRFTEAGLMLAGHAERVLRELEEAGTVAERAHGSPSGVIRVGAVQTIASSVMPSVLTDLHTEHPRLRVEAWHVSTEHALAAVPAGELDLAVISSYDSAPVLVPPGTHAEILFHDPVRLVLPVTHPLARRAGVVPIAELAGEQWISGEPGSYFGHLVPALCRRAGFTPDIRHRTGDYAVLAAFVTAGHGVACVPAIADLSHWAEVVTVAIDAEDAGRDIVALSRESSRGRPAVQAVLTALRRYRVPA, encoded by the coding sequence ATGCTGTCCCTCCCGGCCCTGCGCCTGCTGCACGAACTGCGCAACCGGGGCACCCTGACCGCCGCAGCCGAAGCCCTGCACCTGAGCCGGTCCGCGGCCAGCCACCAGCTCGCCGCGCTGCAACGCGCCGCCGGGGTCGCGCTCACCGAGAAGGTCGGCCGCACCCTGCGCTTCACCGAGGCCGGGCTGATGCTGGCCGGGCACGCCGAGCGGGTGCTGCGCGAGCTGGAGGAAGCGGGCACCGTGGCCGAACGCGCGCACGGCTCGCCCTCGGGGGTGATCCGGGTCGGTGCGGTGCAGACCATCGCGAGCAGCGTCATGCCCAGCGTGCTCACCGACCTGCACACCGAGCACCCCCGGCTGCGGGTGGAGGCCTGGCACGTCAGCACCGAGCACGCGCTGGCCGCGGTGCCCGCCGGTGAACTGGACCTGGCGGTGATCTCCTCCTACGACAGCGCGCCGGTGCTGGTGCCGCCGGGCACGCACGCCGAGATCCTCTTCCACGACCCGGTCCGCCTGGTCCTGCCGGTCACCCACCCGCTGGCCCGGCGTGCCGGGGTGGTGCCGATCGCCGAACTGGCAGGCGAGCAGTGGATCTCCGGCGAACCGGGCAGCTACTTCGGCCACCTGGTGCCCGCGCTGTGCCGCCGCGCCGGGTTCACCCCGGACATCCGGCACCGCACCGGCGACTACGCGGTGCTGGCCGCCTTCGTCACCGCCGGGCACGGGGTGGCCTGCGTGCCCGCGATCGCCGACCTGAGCCACTGGGCCGAGGTGGTCACGGTGGCCATCGACGCCGAGGACGCGGGCCGGGACATCGTGGCGCTGAGCCGGGAGAGCAGCCGCGGCAGGCCCGCGGTGCAGGCGGTGCTCACCGCACTGCGCCGCTACCGCGTGCCCGCCTGA
- a CDS encoding trypsin-like serine peptidase: MSTMISLLLAATTALAPAAAPVADPVKLVQFTPADQAAALAHWTPERMRAVGQESADRAERVAKPWAGQVPRGVGRLFVTERPGPETWCTATAVARDVVLTAAHCVWPGFTRWEEPIEARNVVFAPGYDQGRTPLGMFAAKAFLIQETYPRESNPDVAMVVLAPRDGQHVGDLAGTQRLSFTPPGSAQTTILGYPGSKAGLGERLFRCEVTAKPAGRWNTPCDMAGGSSGGPWFTGFDQRTGLGTIYSVTSKGAMEVDESTGEVYTKELEGTRLSAADRVLLTRAERV; the protein is encoded by the coding sequence ATGTCCACCATGATCAGTCTCCTGCTCGCCGCGACCACCGCGCTGGCCCCCGCCGCCGCACCGGTCGCCGACCCGGTCAAGCTCGTCCAGTTCACCCCGGCCGACCAGGCCGCGGCGCTCGCGCACTGGACGCCGGAGCGCATGCGCGCGGTCGGGCAGGAGTCCGCGGACCGGGCCGAGCGGGTGGCCAAGCCATGGGCCGGGCAGGTGCCAAGGGGCGTGGGGCGGTTGTTCGTCACCGAGCGGCCGGGGCCGGAGACCTGGTGCACCGCCACCGCGGTGGCCAGGGATGTGGTGCTGACCGCGGCGCACTGCGTGTGGCCGGGCTTCACCCGCTGGGAGGAGCCGATCGAGGCCCGCAACGTGGTGTTCGCGCCGGGGTACGACCAGGGGCGCACGCCACTGGGAATGTTCGCGGCCAAGGCTTTCCTGATCCAGGAGACCTACCCCAGGGAGTCCAACCCCGACGTGGCCATGGTCGTGCTGGCCCCGCGCGACGGGCAGCACGTTGGCGATCTCGCGGGCACCCAGCGACTGAGCTTCACCCCGCCCGGGTCGGCACAGACCACCATCCTCGGTTACCCGGGCTCGAAGGCGGGGCTGGGCGAGCGGTTGTTCCGCTGTGAGGTCACCGCGAAGCCGGCCGGCCGGTGGAACACCCCGTGCGATATGGCCGGCGGGTCCAGTGGCGGGCCGTGGTTCACCGGGTTCGACCAGCGCACCGGGCTGGGCACGATCTACTCGGTGACCAGCAAGGGCGCCATGGAGGTGGACGAGAGCACCGGCGAGGTCTACACCAAGGAACTGGAGGGCACCCGGCTCTCCGCCGCCGACCGGGTGCTGCTGACCCGCGCGGAGCGGGTGTGA